One segment of Amycolatopsis alba DSM 44262 DNA contains the following:
- the eda gene encoding bifunctional 4-hydroxy-2-oxoglutarate aldolase/2-dehydro-3-deoxy-phosphogluconate aldolase, whose translation MTTGADLLGLSPVMPVVVLDDAADAVPTARALLAGGIGVIELTLRTPAALASIERIAAEVPEIVIGAGTVTAPEHAKQAADAGAKFLVTPGCTDSVLDAAFDTGLPFLPGASTVSEAMRLAERGLTALKFFPAEASGGVAYLKSIGGPLPGLRFCPTGGITVKTAPDYLALSNVGCIGGSWLTPKDALAAKDFGKIEAFAAEASKL comes from the coding sequence GTGACCACCGGCGCCGACCTGCTCGGCCTGTCCCCCGTGATGCCCGTCGTCGTGCTCGACGACGCCGCCGACGCGGTGCCCACCGCGCGGGCGCTGCTCGCGGGCGGGATCGGCGTGATCGAGCTGACCCTGCGCACCCCGGCGGCGCTCGCCTCCATCGAACGGATCGCCGCGGAGGTCCCGGAGATCGTGATCGGCGCCGGGACCGTCACCGCGCCCGAGCACGCCAAGCAGGCCGCCGACGCCGGCGCGAAGTTCCTGGTCACGCCGGGCTGCACCGACTCGGTGCTGGACGCCGCGTTCGACACCGGCCTGCCGTTCCTGCCGGGTGCGAGCACGGTGTCCGAGGCGATGCGGCTGGCCGAACGCGGACTGACCGCCCTCAAGTTCTTCCCCGCCGAGGCCAGCGGCGGCGTCGCGTACCTGAAGTCGATCGGCGGACCGCTGCCGGGGCTGCGCTTCTGCCCGACCGGCGGGATCACCGTGAAGACCGCGCCGGACTACCTCGCACTGTCCAATGTGGGCTGCATCGGCGGTTCGTGGCTGACGCCGAAGGACGCTTTGGCGGCCAAGGACTTCGGGAAGATCGAGGCCTTCGCGGCCGAAGCTTCCAAGCTCTGA
- a CDS encoding fumarate reductase/succinate dehydrogenase flavoprotein subunit: MTEVERLNYDVVVIGAGGAGLRAVIEARERGFSVAVVCKSLFGKAHTVMAEGGCAASMGNANSNDNWQVHFRDTMRGGKFLNNWRMAELHAREAPDRVWELETYGALFDRTADGRISQRNFGGHTYPRLAHVGDRTGLELIRTMQQKIVSLQQEDFKETGDYEARIKVFAECTITELLTEDGRISGAFGYWRESGRFILFETPAVVLATGGIGKSFKVTSNSWEYTGDGHALALRAGATLINMEFVQFHPTGMVWPPSVKGILVTEGVRGDGGVLKNTEDKRFMFEYVPDVFKGQYADSEEEADRWYTDQEKNRRTPDLLPRDEVARAINSEVKAGRGSPHGGVFLDIASRLPAEEIRKRLPSMYHQFKELADVDITKEPMEVGPTCHYVMGGIEVDPDTASSSVPGLFAAGECSGGMHGSNRLGGNSLSDLLVFGRRAGLGAASYVAELKDRPKVSQSDVDAAAKMALAPFDPPGDGVEENPYSLHTELQQSMNDLVGIIRKSEEIERALEKLGELRERIKRVTVEGHRQFNPGWHLAVDLRNMLMVSECVARAALTRTESRGGHTRDDHPGMDSQWRNKLLVCSATPGENPVVPDIGIEVKAQLPLRQDLLELFELSELGKYYTDEELTSHPGSPA, translated from the coding sequence ATGACCGAGGTCGAACGGCTCAACTATGACGTGGTGGTGATCGGTGCCGGCGGTGCCGGTCTCCGCGCGGTCATCGAGGCCCGTGAACGCGGCTTCAGCGTCGCGGTGGTGTGCAAATCGCTGTTCGGCAAAGCGCATACGGTGATGGCCGAAGGCGGCTGCGCGGCGTCGATGGGCAACGCGAACTCGAACGACAACTGGCAGGTGCACTTCCGCGACACCATGCGCGGCGGGAAGTTCCTCAACAACTGGCGGATGGCCGAACTCCACGCCAGGGAGGCGCCGGACCGGGTCTGGGAACTGGAGACCTACGGCGCGCTGTTCGACCGCACCGCCGACGGCCGGATCAGCCAGCGCAACTTCGGCGGGCACACGTATCCGCGGCTGGCGCACGTCGGCGACCGCACCGGGCTCGAACTGATCCGCACGATGCAGCAGAAAATCGTTTCGCTGCAACAAGAAGACTTCAAGGAGACCGGCGACTACGAGGCGCGGATCAAGGTCTTCGCCGAATGCACGATCACCGAACTGCTGACCGAGGACGGCCGGATCTCGGGCGCCTTCGGGTACTGGCGCGAGAGCGGCCGGTTCATCCTGTTCGAGACACCGGCGGTGGTGCTGGCCACCGGCGGCATCGGGAAGTCGTTCAAGGTCACCTCGAACTCGTGGGAGTACACCGGTGACGGGCACGCGCTTGCGCTGCGGGCCGGGGCGACGCTCATCAACATGGAGTTCGTCCAGTTCCACCCGACGGGCATGGTCTGGCCGCCGAGTGTGAAGGGCATCCTGGTCACCGAAGGCGTCCGCGGCGACGGCGGGGTCCTCAAGAACACCGAGGACAAGCGGTTCATGTTCGAGTACGTCCCCGACGTGTTCAAGGGGCAGTACGCGGACAGCGAGGAAGAAGCCGACCGCTGGTACACCGATCAGGAGAAGAACCGGCGCACCCCGGACCTGCTGCCGCGCGACGAAGTGGCGCGCGCGATCAACTCCGAGGTCAAGGCGGGCCGGGGATCGCCGCACGGCGGGGTCTTCCTCGACATCGCCAGCAGGCTGCCCGCGGAGGAGATCCGCAAACGGCTGCCGTCGATGTACCACCAGTTCAAGGAACTCGCCGACGTCGACATCACGAAGGAACCGATGGAGGTCGGCCCGACCTGCCATTACGTGATGGGCGGGATCGAGGTCGACCCGGACACCGCGTCGTCGAGCGTGCCGGGGCTGTTCGCCGCCGGTGAGTGCTCGGGCGGGATGCACGGGTCGAACCGGCTCGGCGGCAACTCGCTTTCGGATCTGCTCGTCTTCGGCCGCCGGGCGGGTCTCGGCGCCGCGTCCTATGTCGCGGAACTGAAGGACCGCCCCAAGGTCAGTCAGTCCGATGTGGACGCTGCCGCGAAGATGGCGCTCGCGCCGTTCGACCCGCCGGGCGACGGCGTCGAGGAGAACCCGTACAGCCTGCACACCGAACTGCAGCAGTCGATGAACGACCTGGTCGGCATCATCCGCAAGTCGGAAGAGATCGAGCGGGCGCTGGAGAAGCTCGGGGAACTGCGCGAGCGGATCAAGCGGGTCACCGTCGAAGGGCACCGGCAGTTCAACCCCGGCTGGCATCTCGCCGTCGACCTGCGGAACATGCTGATGGTCAGCGAATGCGTCGCCAGGGCCGCGCTCACCAGGACCGAAAGCCGTGGCGGGCATACGCGCGACGACCATCCGGGCATGGATTCCCAGTGGCGCAACAAACTCCTGGTCTGCTCGGCCACACCGGGGGAGAACCCGGTGGTGCCGGACATCGGCATCGAGGTCAAGGCGCAGCTCCCGCTGCGGCAGGACCTGCTGGAGTTGTTCGAGCTGTCCGAGCTGGGGAAGTACTACACCGACGAAGAACTGACTTCGCACCCTGGGAGTCCGGCATGA
- a CDS encoding DUF3046 domain-containing protein: protein MRITVFRRLMADEFGPGRAETLSRDHSFGELGGRTVEQALDAGTSAKDVWRAVCDAFEIPPERR, encoded by the coding sequence ATGCGTATCACGGTTTTCCGGCGGCTGATGGCCGACGAGTTCGGTCCTGGACGTGCGGAAACCCTGTCCAGGGATCACAGTTTCGGCGAACTCGGGGGCCGGACCGTCGAACAGGCCCTCGACGCGGGAACCTCGGCCAAGGACGTCTGGCGAGCGGTCTGCGACGCCTTCGAGATCCCGCCGGAGCGGCGCTGA
- a CDS encoding Hsp70 family protein, translating to MRILSVDLGTSNTVAVLSAHGRPPRVVEVDGSANMPSAVFATEDGTIMVGRDAERRARLDPTRFEPNPKRRIDEQTLLLGTDVIPVTEVLAAILRRVLDETTRQLGGELPDEVRLTHPAQWGQTRRNVLLSAARLAGMGGNLVLVPEPVAAAAHFASFPGKTLAPGQALAVYDLGAGTFDVAIVGATPNGGFTVVAEDGLPDLGGLDVDQALLVHVGREVSHKDPQRWQRVLRPESTPDRRTRRALQEDVKAAKEALSRHPQTEVPMPEPFEDVLVTRGELEALVRPSMLRSVELMARVVRSAGMTPDRLAGIYLVGGSSRLPLVGSLIAEKLGVVPGSLDQPETAVALGAQHVASDGISTRTQGVEGQVAAGTGAHQVGPGASGPYAPPQQQVASIPGYQGGPGQSGGFPQSGYPNSGPQQVQQPAPTNFPTYSLAGQTAGEKATANKKKPLVIGAIVAVVVLIAAGLTYFLTSSSATTYTADECKTPAAADDKGLTGCLRQLAGKIADTGDCKPGMGNGPAKPAEDLGVTSTCSAPGRAGTQVTYLQSGSAEKLKAYTDGLLKSAGGDRTEAKWAGNALEGQYSSAAGRNAAVLVFTVTDRPLVGFIYQVPAEGQTPTPGELADYFEKSVQPGE from the coding sequence GTGCGGATCCTGTCGGTGGACCTCGGGACGTCCAACACCGTGGCCGTCCTTTCGGCGCACGGGAGGCCGCCGCGGGTGGTCGAGGTCGACGGTTCGGCCAACATGCCGTCCGCGGTGTTCGCCACCGAGGACGGCACGATCATGGTGGGCCGGGACGCCGAGCGCCGGGCCCGGCTCGACCCGACCCGGTTCGAGCCCAACCCCAAGCGCCGCATCGACGAACAGACGCTCCTGCTGGGCACCGACGTCATCCCGGTCACCGAGGTGCTGGCCGCGATCCTGCGCCGCGTCCTCGACGAGACCACCCGTCAGCTCGGCGGCGAACTGCCCGACGAGGTCCGGCTCACCCACCCCGCGCAGTGGGGGCAGACCCGCCGCAACGTGCTGCTGTCCGCCGCCCGGCTCGCCGGGATGGGCGGCAACCTGGTGCTCGTCCCCGAGCCGGTCGCCGCGGCGGCGCATTTCGCGTCGTTCCCCGGCAAGACACTCGCGCCCGGCCAGGCGCTCGCCGTGTACGACCTCGGTGCCGGCACCTTCGACGTCGCGATCGTCGGCGCGACCCCGAACGGCGGCTTCACCGTCGTCGCCGAAGACGGCCTTCCCGACCTCGGTGGCCTCGACGTCGACCAGGCGCTGCTGGTGCACGTCGGCCGTGAGGTCTCGCACAAGGATCCCCAGCGCTGGCAGCGGGTTCTGCGGCCCGAGTCCACTCCGGACCGTCGTACGCGACGCGCGCTGCAGGAGGACGTGAAGGCCGCGAAGGAAGCCCTTTCGCGGCACCCGCAGACCGAGGTCCCGATGCCGGAGCCGTTCGAGGACGTCCTCGTCACGCGAGGCGAACTTGAAGCCCTCGTGCGGCCGTCGATGCTGCGCAGTGTCGAGCTGATGGCGCGGGTGGTCCGGTCCGCCGGGATGACCCCCGACCGGCTCGCCGGTATCTACCTCGTCGGCGGTTCGAGCAGGCTTCCGCTGGTCGGCAGCCTGATCGCGGAGAAGCTCGGCGTCGTTCCCGGCAGCCTCGACCAGCCAGAGACCGCGGTCGCCCTCGGCGCGCAGCACGTCGCCTCCGACGGCATCAGCACGCGGACGCAGGGCGTCGAAGGCCAGGTCGCGGCGGGAACGGGCGCGCATCAGGTCGGCCCCGGCGCTTCGGGCCCGTACGCGCCGCCGCAGCAGCAGGTCGCGTCGATCCCCGGTTATCAAGGCGGCCCCGGCCAGTCCGGTGGTTTCCCCCAGTCGGGTTATCCGAACAGCGGCCCGCAGCAGGTGCAGCAGCCCGCGCCGACGAACTTCCCGACGTACTCCCTCGCCGGGCAGACCGCCGGTGAGAAGGCGACGGCGAACAAGAAGAAGCCGCTCGTCATCGGCGCCATCGTGGCCGTCGTCGTGCTGATCGCCGCCGGACTCACGTACTTCCTGACGTCCTCGTCGGCGACCACCTACACGGCAGACGAGTGCAAGACACCCGCCGCGGCCGACGACAAAGGCCTCACCGGCTGCCTGCGCCAGCTCGCCGGGAAGATCGCCGACACCGGCGACTGCAAGCCGGGGATGGGCAACGGGCCGGCGAAACCGGCGGAGGACCTCGGCGTGACGTCGACCTGCTCCGCGCCGGGCCGTGCCGGGACCCAGGTGACCTACCTGCAGAGCGGTTCGGCGGAGAAACTCAAGGCCTACACCGACGGGCTGCTCAAGTCGGCGGGCGGGGACCGCACCGAGGCGAAGTGGGCGGGCAACGCCCTGGAAGGCCAGTACTCCTCGGCCGCCGGGCGGAACGCCGCCGTTCTGGTGTTCACCGTGACCGACCGGCCGCTGGTCGGCTTCATCTACCAGGTCCCGGCCGAAGGACAGACCCCGACGCCGGGCGAACTGGCCGATTACTTCGAAAAGAGCGTCCAGCCGGGCGAGTAG
- the edd gene encoding phosphogluconate dehydratase, which translates to MSTAPNVHPIIAEVTERVAARSAETRAAYLERVSAAHEEGPVRRGLDCSNLAHGFAAMEGVDKAALRALRAPGVAIVSSYNDMLSAHQPMQEYPAMLKGSVRQAGGVAQFAGGVPAMCDGVTQGRPGMELSLFSREVIAMSTAIALSHDMFDAALLLGVCDKIVPGLLIGSLSFGHLPAILVPAGPMNSGLPNKEKARVRQLYAEGKATREDLLDAEAASYHSAGTCTFYGTANSNQMVVEVMGLHLPGASFVQPNSPLRRVLTEEAGRRVVKLSRGEEYTPVSRVIDEKAVVNGVIALLATGGSTNHTMHLVAIAAAAGIQLTWDDFSDLSSVIPLLARVYPNGSADINHFHAAGGIQFLVGTLLDAGLLHEDVQTVAGPGLHRYQQEPILSEGELVWRDVPTRSLDEDVLRPAWRPFAADGGLRMVAGNLGRAVIKVSAVAPEHRIVQAPARVFTDQQSFKDAFEAGELDRDVVVVIRQQGPRANGMPELHGLTPALGVLMDRGHQVALLTDGRMSGASGKIPAAIQVTPEAAAGGPIARIADGDVVRLDARAGTLDVLVGDEELARRELVDSPPSEASWTGTGRELFAALRRAVGPADQGASVFGPLTPEHFGAPAHTLNPVEVTQ; encoded by the coding sequence ATGAGCACCGCCCCGAACGTCCACCCCATCATCGCCGAAGTCACCGAACGCGTCGCCGCCCGCAGCGCCGAGACCCGCGCCGCGTACCTCGAGCGCGTCTCCGCCGCCCACGAAGAAGGGCCGGTGCGGCGCGGACTCGACTGCAGCAACCTCGCCCACGGCTTCGCCGCCATGGAAGGTGTCGACAAAGCGGCACTGCGCGCCTTGCGGGCGCCGGGCGTCGCGATCGTCTCGTCCTACAACGACATGCTTTCGGCGCACCAGCCGATGCAGGAGTACCCCGCGATGCTGAAGGGGTCGGTCCGCCAGGCGGGTGGCGTGGCCCAGTTCGCCGGCGGCGTGCCCGCGATGTGCGACGGGGTCACGCAGGGCCGCCCTGGGATGGAGCTGTCGCTGTTCAGCCGCGAGGTGATCGCGATGTCGACCGCGATCGCGCTCTCCCACGACATGTTCGACGCGGCGCTGCTGCTCGGCGTCTGCGACAAGATCGTGCCCGGCCTGCTGATCGGGTCGCTGTCGTTCGGGCATCTCCCGGCGATCCTCGTGCCCGCGGGGCCGATGAACTCGGGCCTGCCGAACAAGGAGAAGGCGCGTGTGCGCCAGCTTTACGCCGAGGGCAAGGCGACCCGCGAAGACTTGCTCGACGCCGAAGCTGCTTCGTACCACTCGGCGGGAACGTGCACGTTCTACGGCACGGCCAACTCGAACCAGATGGTCGTCGAGGTGATGGGCCTGCACCTGCCGGGCGCCAGCTTCGTGCAGCCGAACTCGCCGCTGCGGCGTGTCCTCACCGAAGAGGCCGGGCGCCGCGTCGTGAAGCTCTCGCGCGGCGAGGAATACACCCCGGTCTCGCGGGTGATCGACGAGAAGGCCGTCGTCAACGGCGTCATCGCGCTGCTCGCCACGGGCGGTTCGACCAACCACACGATGCACCTCGTCGCGATCGCCGCGGCCGCGGGCATCCAGCTGACCTGGGACGACTTCTCGGACCTGTCGTCTGTGATCCCGCTGCTGGCCCGCGTGTACCCGAACGGCAGCGCGGACATCAACCACTTCCACGCCGCCGGGGGCATCCAGTTCCTGGTCGGCACCCTGCTCGACGCGGGCCTGCTGCACGAGGACGTCCAGACCGTCGCCGGACCGGGGCTGCACCGCTACCAGCAGGAGCCGATCCTCTCCGAAGGCGAACTGGTCTGGCGGGACGTCCCGACGCGCAGCCTCGACGAGGACGTCCTCCGCCCGGCGTGGCGTCCCTTCGCCGCCGACGGCGGGCTGCGGATGGTCGCGGGCAACCTCGGCCGCGCGGTGATCAAGGTGTCCGCGGTGGCCCCGGAACACCGGATCGTCCAGGCCCCGGCACGGGTGTTCACCGACCAGCAGTCCTTCAAGGACGCTTTCGAGGCGGGCGAACTGGACCGCGACGTCGTCGTGGTCATCCGGCAGCAGGGCCCGCGGGCCAACGGGATGCCGGAACTGCACGGGCTCACCCCCGCGCTCGGGGTGCTGATGGACCGCGGGCACCAGGTGGCGTTGCTCACCGACGGCCGGATGTCCGGTGCGTCCGGCAAGATCCCGGCGGCGATCCAGGTGACCCCGGAAGCCGCCGCGGGCGGCCCGATCGCACGGATCGCCGACGGCGACGTCGTCCGCCTCGACGCCAGGGCCGGGACGCTGGACGTCCTCGTGGGTGACGAAGAACTCGCCCGCCGTGAACTGGTGGACTCCCCGCCTTCGGAGGCATCCTGGACCGGCACCGGCCGGGAGCTGTTCGCGGCGCTGCGCCGCGCGGTCGGTCCCGCCGATCAGGGCGCGAGCGTGTTCGGACCGCTCACGCCGGAACACTTCGGCGCTCCGGCGCACACGTTGAACCCTGTGGAGGTAACCCAGTGA
- a CDS encoding iron chaperone, with amino-acid sequence MTTTYEGFTAEEKAAMKEHAQDMKKAARRASTADKAAAAEQDVVAKIAEMTGEDRVLAELVHSVVTANAPMLAPKLWYGQPAYALDGKIVCFFQASAKFKTRYATLGFNEAAQLDDGAMWATAFALTDATPAVKKRVAALVKQAVS; translated from the coding sequence ATGACCACCACGTACGAAGGATTCACGGCCGAAGAGAAGGCCGCGATGAAGGAACACGCCCAGGACATGAAGAAGGCCGCGCGCCGCGCTTCGACCGCGGACAAGGCAGCGGCGGCGGAGCAGGACGTGGTCGCGAAGATCGCCGAGATGACCGGCGAGGACCGGGTGCTGGCCGAACTGGTCCACTCCGTCGTGACGGCGAACGCCCCGATGCTCGCGCCGAAACTCTGGTACGGCCAGCCCGCTTACGCGCTGGACGGCAAGATCGTCTGCTTCTTCCAGGCGTCGGCCAAGTTCAAGACGCGGTACGCGACACTCGGCTTCAACGAGGCCGCCCAGCTGGACGACGGCGCGATGTGGGCGACAGCCTTCGCGCTGACCGACGCCACTCCTGCGGTGAAGAAGCGCGTCGCCGCTCTGGTGAAACAGGCCGTCAGCTGA
- a CDS encoding GNAT family N-acetyltransferase, whose amino-acid sequence MITIEPLKTEDREAWENLFRAYIAFYERIAPQEVYDRAWREFRTGERMHAFGAHVDGTLAGIVHFLVHPSTSALTDVCYLQDLFTAPEARGKGVARALIEAVADWARDRGYERVYWHTKESNVTARRLYDRVAVNRGFIQYQLPL is encoded by the coding sequence ATGATCACCATCGAGCCACTGAAGACCGAAGACCGCGAAGCCTGGGAGAACCTGTTCCGCGCGTACATTGCCTTTTACGAACGTATTGCGCCCCAAGAGGTCTACGACCGCGCCTGGCGCGAATTCCGCACGGGGGAGCGGATGCACGCGTTCGGAGCCCATGTGGACGGCACACTCGCCGGGATCGTGCATTTCCTGGTGCATCCCAGCACTTCCGCGCTCACCGACGTCTGCTACCTGCAAGACCTGTTCACCGCGCCGGAAGCCCGCGGCAAGGGGGTCGCGCGGGCGCTGATCGAGGCAGTCGCCGACTGGGCGCGTGACCGAGGCTACGAGCGCGTTTACTGGCACACCAAGGAATCCAACGTCACCGCGCGCCGCCTGTACGACCGGGTCGCGGTCAACCGAGGGTTCATCCAGTACCAGCTCCCGCTCTGA
- the recA gene encoding recombinase RecA encodes MAPAAPDKDKALELALAQIDKQYGKGSVMRLGEEGRAPIAVIPTGAIALDVALGIGGLPRGRVIEIYGPESSGKTTVALHAVANAQKNGGIAAFIDAEHALDPEYAKKLGVDTDALLVSQPDTGEQALEIADMLIRSGALDILVIDSVAALVPRAEIEGEMGDNHVGLQARLMSQALRKMTGAMNNSGTTAIFINQLREKIGVMFGSPETTTGGKALKFYASVRLDVRRIETLKDGGEPVGNRTRVKVVKNKVAPPFKQAEFDILYGKGVSREGSLIDMGVDQGILRKSGAWYTYEGDQLGQGKENARKFLLDNPDIANEIEKRIKEKLGIGAVVDAEAAPAPVDF; translated from the coding sequence ATGGCACCAGCAGCACCCGACAAGGACAAGGCGCTCGAACTGGCACTGGCCCAGATCGACAAGCAGTACGGCAAGGGCTCGGTCATGCGCCTCGGCGAAGAGGGCCGTGCCCCGATCGCCGTCATCCCCACCGGTGCCATCGCGCTCGACGTCGCGCTCGGGATCGGCGGCCTGCCCCGAGGCCGGGTCATCGAGATCTACGGTCCGGAATCCTCCGGTAAGACCACCGTCGCGCTGCACGCGGTCGCCAACGCGCAGAAGAACGGCGGCATCGCCGCGTTCATCGACGCGGAGCACGCGCTGGACCCGGAGTACGCCAAGAAGCTGGGCGTCGACACCGACGCGCTGCTGGTCTCCCAGCCGGACACCGGTGAGCAGGCGCTTGAGATCGCGGACATGCTGATCCGCTCCGGCGCGCTCGACATCCTGGTCATCGACTCGGTCGCCGCGCTCGTGCCGCGCGCCGAGATCGAGGGCGAGATGGGTGACAACCACGTCGGTCTGCAGGCCCGGCTGATGAGCCAGGCGCTGCGGAAGATGACCGGTGCGATGAACAACTCCGGCACCACCGCGATCTTCATCAACCAGCTGCGCGAGAAGATCGGCGTCATGTTCGGTTCCCCGGAGACCACGACCGGTGGTAAGGCGCTGAAGTTCTACGCGTCGGTCCGCCTGGACGTCCGCCGGATCGAGACGCTGAAGGACGGCGGCGAGCCCGTCGGTAACCGCACCCGTGTCAAGGTCGTGAAGAACAAGGTCGCGCCGCCCTTCAAGCAGGCCGAGTTCGACATCCTCTACGGCAAGGGTGTCTCCCGCGAGGGCTCGCTGATCGACATGGGTGTCGACCAGGGCATCCTGCGCAAGTCGGGCGCCTGGTACACCTACGAGGGCGACCAGCTGGGCCAGGGTAAGGAAAACGCCCGCAAGTTCCTGCTGGACAACCCGGACATCGCCAACGAGATCGAGAAGCGCATCAAGGAGAAGCTCGGTATCGGCGCCGTCGTCGACGCCGAAGCCGCCCCCGCGCCGGTCGACTTCTGA
- a CDS encoding VOC family protein, translating into MNFIDAITLEVADTEAAGRFYSTAFGLDNQLRLRASQEPSTGFRGYTLSLTVSQPANVDALVDAAIAAGATVIKPAAKSMWGYGGTVQAPDGAIWKIATSAKKNTGPATREIDDIVLLLGVADVAASKKFYVEHGLTVGKSFGRMYVEFESGSDPVKLALYRRKALAKDAGVSPEGTGSHRIAICGAAPYTDPDGFAWETATLAAQS; encoded by the coding sequence ATGAACTTCATCGACGCCATCACCCTCGAAGTGGCCGACACCGAGGCCGCCGGACGCTTCTACTCCACCGCCTTCGGGCTCGACAACCAGCTGCGTCTGCGTGCTTCGCAGGAGCCCTCCACCGGCTTCCGCGGCTACACCCTCTCCCTCACGGTTTCCCAGCCCGCCAACGTCGACGCGCTCGTCGACGCCGCCATCGCCGCCGGTGCGACCGTGATCAAGCCCGCCGCGAAATCGATGTGGGGTTACGGCGGCACCGTCCAGGCCCCGGACGGCGCGATCTGGAAGATCGCCACCTCGGCGAAGAAGAACACCGGCCCGGCCACTCGCGAGATCGACGACATCGTGCTGCTGCTGGGCGTCGCCGACGTGGCCGCGAGCAAGAAGTTCTACGTCGAGCACGGTCTCACCGTCGGGAAGAGCTTCGGCCGCATGTACGTCGAGTTCGAGTCCGGGTCGGACCCGGTCAAGCTGGCGCTGTACCGGCGCAAGGCCCTGGCCAAGGACGCCGGCGTGTCCCCGGAGGGCACCGGCTCGCACCGGATCGCGATCTGCGGCGCCGCCCCGTACACCGACCCGGACGGGTTCGCCTGGGAGACCGCCACCCTCGCCGCCCAGTCCTGA
- a CDS encoding regulatory protein RecX, with translation MDPADLPPDERRKKAKEICFDLLAARPRSTDELRQALKRKGFDEETTETLLGKLDQAGLINDAEFAEMWVRSRHANMGLARNALVAELKRKGIDGDIAVQAADEVDREAEEQRARELVRKRLRSLGNVDEQTAIRRLLGFLARKGYPQGLAYTVIREELREFGAESALLDDATLD, from the coding sequence GTGGATCCGGCGGACCTGCCGCCGGACGAGCGGAGGAAGAAGGCCAAGGAGATCTGCTTCGATCTCCTGGCCGCGCGCCCGCGTTCCACGGATGAACTGCGTCAGGCCCTCAAGCGCAAGGGCTTCGACGAAGAGACGACGGAGACCCTGCTCGGTAAGCTGGACCAGGCAGGGCTCATCAACGACGCCGAGTTCGCCGAGATGTGGGTTCGTTCCCGTCATGCCAACATGGGGCTGGCGCGGAACGCTCTCGTGGCCGAACTCAAACGCAAAGGAATCGATGGGGATATCGCCGTCCAGGCCGCCGACGAGGTGGACCGAGAGGCAGAGGAGCAGCGCGCCCGAGAGCTGGTACGGAAGCGCCTGCGCTCCTTGGGCAACGTCGACGAGCAGACGGCGATCCGCCGCCTGCTGGGCTTCCTCGCCCGCAAGGGCTATCCCCAGGGGCTGGCCTACACCGTGATCCGCGAAGAACTCCGCGAGTTCGGTGCCGAATCGGCCCTCCTGGACGACGCCACCCTCGACTGA